The following is a genomic window from Bacteroidales bacterium.
GGTGGGTGGCCACCACCCTCACACTCAGGGCCCCTTCGCTTTTCATCATCCCGGCCGCAAAGGCAATGGTGCCTGCCGTATCGACCATATCGTCGACGATCACAATATTCTTTCCTTCAATATCCCCGATGGCCTTGATCTCCTCCACCACATTGGGCTTTTTACGAAGCTTGTAGCAGATCACCATGCTTGCATTCAGGAACCTGGAATAGGCATTGGCCCGCTTGGTACCACCCATATCGGGGGCTGCAATGGCCAGGTTATCCAGTTCCAGGGACTTCACATAAGGGACAAAAAGCGCCGAAGCATAAAGATGGTCCACCGGCACATCGAAAAATCCCTGCAGCTGGTCGGCATGCAGATCCATGGTCATAATCCGGTCCACCCCGGCTGCGGTCAGCAGGTTGGCGACCAGCTTGGCCCCGATGGCCGAGCGGGGACGGTCCTTGCGGTCCTGCCGGGCAAAACCAAAATAGGGAATTACCGCTACCACTTTGTCGGCCGAAGCACGTTTGGCCGCATCGATCATCATGAGCAACTCCATCAGGTTGTCACCCGGAGGAAAGGTCGACTGAATAATAAATACCGTACAGCCCCGGACACTTTC
Proteins encoded in this region:
- a CDS encoding ribose-phosphate pyrophosphokinase, which codes for MASNSPIKFFTARASTYLAEKIALSFGTKLGRTSVYQFSDGEFQPAYDESVRGCTVFIIQSTFPPGDNLMELLMMIDAAKRASADKVVAVIPYFGFARQDRKDRPRSAIGAKLVANLLTAAGVDRIMTMDLHADQLQGFFDVPVDHLYASALFVPYVKSLELDNLAIAAPDMGGTKRANAYSRFLNASMVICYKLRKKPNVVEEIKAIGDIEGKNIVIVDDMVDTAGTIAFAAGMMKSEGALSVRVVATHPVLSGPAYERIDQAPIDELIVTDTIPLKGHCDKIRVISVAEHFAEVIDKVYNFKSISDTYIR